In Carya illinoinensis cultivar Pawnee chromosome 10, C.illinoinensisPawnee_v1, whole genome shotgun sequence, one DNA window encodes the following:
- the LOC122278854 gene encoding protein DETOXIFICATION 25-like, protein MDERFLGSEPKDNSNLAWRIWVETRRIWKIAFPSMLARVTQFGMFVVTQAFIGHLGEVELAAYALIQIINVRFANGILVGMSSATETMCGQAFGARQYHMLGIYLQRSWVINITVATILVPIFIFSTPIFKLLGENEDVAEVAGYISLWFIPVLYYFPFAFSIQKYLQTQLKNTIVGWLSALTFVLHVLLSWIFVSKLHFGIPGAMGAIIISYYVVLIGLFVYVFGGWCSKTWRGFTSVAFRDLLPVVKLSISSGVMLCLELWYNAVLVLLAGYMKNTTVAISAFSICLNIIAWDFMVFLGFLTAASVRVSNELGRGDAEAARFSIKVITSTSIGLGVFTWILCLVFGRKIAYMFTSDKDVAESVSDLSIPLSISVLVNSIQPVLSGIAVGAGQQSVVAYVNIGCYFLIGVPAGVFLGYLVHLGIKGIWIGMIIGVVAQSLVLGYITFKTDWNEQVKKASERLNRWLLNPSDESSGGSA, encoded by the exons ATGGATGAGAGATTCCTTGGATCAGAACCAAAAGATAATAGCAATCTGGCATGGAGAATTTGGGTGGAAACGAGAAGAATATGGAAGATAGCATTTCCTTCAATGTTAGCAAGGGTAACTCAATTTGGAATGTTTGTGGTGACACAGGCATTCATAGGACATCTTGGTGAAGTTGAGCTTGCAGCTTATGCACTCATACAAATCATTAATGTAAGATTTGCAAATGGGATATTG GTGGGAATGTCAAGTGCAACTGAGACTATGTGTGGTCAAGCTTTTGGGGCAAGGCAATACCACATGTTGGGAATCTATTTGCAAAGGTCATGGGTCATTAATATTACTGTTGCAACAATACTGGTTCCTATTTTCATCTTCTCAACACCAATTTTCAAGCTACTTGGAGAGAATGAAGATGTAGCAGAAGTTGCTGGATACATTTCTCTGTGGTTCATTCCAGTTCTCTACTATTTTCCCTTCGCCTTTAGTATCCAAAAGTATTTGCAGACACAGCTCAAAAACACAATTGTCGGGTGGCTATCTGCTCTCAcatttgttcttcatgttctCTTGTCATGGATTTTTGTGAGCAAACTACACTTCGGAATTCCTGGTGCAATGGGTGCCATAATTATATCTTATTACGTAGTGTTGATCGGATTGTTTGTGTATGTCTTCGGAGGTTGGTGTTCCAAGACATGGAGAGGTTTCACATCAGTTGCCTTTCGTGATTTATTACCTGTAGTGAAGCTCTCAATATCCTCAGGCGTGATGCTTTG CTTAGAGTTATGGTACAATGCTGTTTTAGTCTTACTGGCCGGATACATGAAGAACACTACGGTTGCAATATCTGCCTTTTCAATCTG CCTCAATATCATTGCTTGGGATTTTATGGTCTTCCTTGGCTTCCTAACTGCTGCtag CGTTCGGGTTTCAAATGAATTAGGGAGAGGAGATGCTGAAGCTGCAAGATTTTCCATTAAAGTCATCACTAGTACTTCTATAGGTCTCGGAGTATTCACATGGATTCTGTGTTTAGTGTTTGGTCGTAAAATCGCTTATATGTTCACAAGTGACAAAGACGTTGCAGAATCTGTTTCAGATTTATCTATCCCCCTCAGTATCTCTGTCTTAGTCAACAGTATACAACCAGTGCTCTCAG GCATAGCTGTTGGTGCTGGCCAGCAAAGTGTAGTTGCATATGTTAACATAGGTTGTTACTTTCTCATTGGGGTGCCAGCAGGAGTCTTTCTTGGATATTTGGTCCATCTAGGAATAAAA GGAATATGGATCGGAATGATCATTGGCGTCGTGGCACAATCGCTCGTGCTCGGCTACATTACCTTCAAGACAGATTGGAATGAACAG GTTAAGAAAGCATCTGAACGCCTAAATAGGTGGCTCTTGAATCCTTCTGACGAATCCAGCGGAGGTTCTGCCTAG